The window AATAACAATTCTCATTTTTGAAATTCGCTCATTATTTTGCTTTTCTTCTTTATTTAAAGGGTTTTTCTTTGATTTTCTTTTAGGAATTAAAACATTATGATTAATTTTTTGTATGCCTTGATAACCTAAATCCACTAAAACAGTTGTTTCTGGTAAAAATTTAATTTTTGAATCTTTTAAAATTTTAAAGTCATGGTTTTTACCATAAGAAAAATCAGAACTAATAATTTTTTTACTATCTTTTTCAATTATAACTTGTGTTTTTATTGTGTGTTTTTTCTTTTTTCCTGAGTAGTGCTGTTTTTGTCTT is drawn from Spiroplasma endosymbiont of Clivina fossor and contains these coding sequences:
- a CDS encoding transposase family protein; this encodes MKTQVIIEKDSKKIISSDFSYGKNHDFKILKDSKIKFLPETTVLVDLGYQGIQKINHNVLIPKRKSKKNPLNKEEKQNNERISKMRIVIENVFAILKKFKIISEKYRNRRKRFALRFNLIASIYNLQLLV